GCCGCGCTCGGAGGTCTGCGAGCGCTGGTGGCCGGCGGCGTCGTAGCCGTACCAGGTCGTCCGGTTGCTCATGTCTTTGCTGGTGTGCAGACGGCCGTTCTTGTACTGCCAGGACAACGACTTGCCGTTGGCGTCCCTGCTGGCGATCTTGTGGTTCTCGGCGTCGTAGGCGATCAGGGTGCGGCCGTAGAGGGCGCGGACGCCGTTCTTGTCGAACGTAGCCGTGGCTGTGGAGATCACGTTGCCGCTGCCGTCGTATTCCTGCTCGGTGCCGGTATCGTTCGAGCCCAGGCTGCGGACCAGGCGACCCAGCTCGTCGTACTTGCGGGTCTGCACCAATTCCTTGTGGGCGACCAGGTTCGACGGCAGGGGGCCGAAGCCGGTGTCGATCGCCAGATACACGTCCACCGCAGCGGTGCGGGTGGACAGCAGGTGACCCAGGTGGTCGTAGCTGTAGCGGGTGGTGACGCCGGTGAGCACTTCGCCGTTGGCGAGGACGGTGTCCGGCTGCGTGGTGGACAGGCGGTTGCCGAAGGCGTCGTAGGTGTTGGTGACGACGCCGTCGTCGGCATGGATCTCCCGTGCCAAGTTGCCGGCGGTGTCGTAGACGTACTGCGTCAGCGCGCCGCGGCCGTCGACCGTGCCGACCAGGCGGCCGAGGGCGTCGTAACGGCTCGTCTGCAGGGCCGTCTGGCTGCCTTTCGCGCCCAAGGCCGTGCCCGACGTTTGCTGGTTGGCGCCATTGTAGGTGTACGACAGCTTCCAGTTCGGGTCGCGCGGGTCGGTGATCGACAGCACGTTGCCCCAGCGGTCCAGGGTCAGCTGGTTGCCCTGGAAGGCCGGCTTGCCGCCGGCACGGACGGCGTTGCCGAGGACGACCTCCTGGGTGTGGCGGGCCACGTTGTCGGTGTTGACGATTTCCTTCAGGCGCTTGACGGCCCTGGCGGTTGCCGCGGCGTGCTGGAGCGTCGTGGCCTGCAGCGTTGCCATGGCTTCCGACACCTGGGCGTTGAAGCGCTCGCGCAGGACGGCCTCGGCCATGCCGCCGTCCGTGCCCTTGCTGTAGTAGTCGATGATGTCGGCGACGGTCTGGCCGCGGTCGGCGGCGCGGCTTTCCCAGCGGGACACCTCGGTATCTTGCGGTGGGCGGCCCAGGACGCGGTTCAGAACCTGCCTTACGAAGTCGCTGTTCAACCCTGGGAGGTAGAACTGCTCACCTTTCTGTAAGCGCTTTATCGAACTCGATCCGCCTAAAAAGGGAACGGCCCAGATAAAGTCTGTGAACTGCCATGGTCTTGACTTTCTTCGAAAGTATTATTTATTTTCGCGCAACTTCTTTATCGTTTTGTTCCAATATCTGACAGCCTCGATGTGCTGTTGACGGGTTAATATGGCCTTATTTTTTGGGTCGGTAGGGTCGCCACCCAATAAAATTGGCTTGATTTCAAGTATCTCCATTCCATACAGTGATGGGTCGGCGCGTCTAAAGGAGGTATGGTTACTCATGGTTTCTGTATGGGCGGATTAATAAATTCGGTAAAGTTATGCGCAACTAGTCGGGCATACTGGAGATCCATGCCAACAAAAGGGATTTCGACAATTTCTGGAGGGCTATGCCTCATATCATAAGCAATGGCCTCCCCTCCACCATTTGATCCAATTAGAAGCAGGCCATCAGCATAATCGGCCACCTCATACTGTTGATTAAAATTTGGTAATTCTTCACACCTCCACAATATCACATAAATTTCGCCAATAAATCCCTCCCCACCATTGTAGGTTTCAAGAAACTTCCTGTAGTCCTCTGGTATAGCATAGTGCAGCATTTGTTCTGCTTGCGTGATATTGCTGAGTGATGTGCCTTCGTTCGCCTTAAAGCCCTCTAAGTGAATCTCATCCATAATATGTAATCTCCTAGTGCCAATCTATGAATAGCCTTACTTGTCTTTTAGCGTTCTTTGCAAACTGTTCCACCATGGCGTGATTTGTTGTCTGTGGACGCTCCGGTCAATGATTACTTTATTGGTAATATCTGTAGGGCTCCCTCCAAATTTAACAGGGTTAATCTCGTGAATATCGACGGGCTCCCCGATTAGATTCCATTCTTTACGTAATGTCCGGTTCGCCGTATTGGCCGCGTCGCGAGATTTATTGTATTCGGCGCCTTCGAGCAATCGGAATGGACCTGTTGGCTGAGGAACGCCTGCTGGGTATCCGCTCCAGTCGACGATAGAGAATTCATTGCTGCTTAGGGAACTCGCTACTGTTGCGTCGGCATTACGTTCCGAGATCGAGATCGCTCCTGTTTGGTATCGTAATGAAGTATACCCCCTCCAGAGCCGGTGGGAAATACTTCAAGAAGCCTGCCTCCAAGCTGAGGCAGAGTATCACCTAGCACGGGCAACGAGTTCAAATAGCCCATCGCTACTGGCGCGACTTTTCCTATGACGGCACCGCCAGCCGCGGCAGTCACAGCCTCAGTTTCAGAGCCAGGATACATCACGTCAGTAAGGGCGCCAAGCGTGCTAAACGAATGTAACGCAGCGGTTCCTAACGCATCGCCTCGCCGTGCTCCCCATGTTGCACCATCGAGCGCCCAACTTTGCAGTGTGGTCTTGGTATATCCAAAGAAGTCAGATCCTCTCGAGGGCTCCGCCGGTGACACGATATTGGCTTCGCCGTTCGGTCCTATATGGTTCAGATTTGGGACCAGCCGCATGCTGCTATCGGCCACCCTGTAACGCTGCTCAGTACCCAGTGCCTCTCGGGAAGCCATAGCAGCGCCTTCACTGAAGGACTGACTAGCGTTCGACATGTCGAACTCTGGTACGCTCCGTTTTGCTGAGCTAACTCCATTCAGCGAAGCGAATTTTTCGGAGTCACTCATCTGGTCGCGCACAGCACGGTCAAATTCGCCATTGGTGTAACCGCTAGCTCCAAGAGGTGCGGATTTCCAATTTCTTAACCAGTCTGGACCACGATCAATCGAATCAGAGAAGGATTGCGTGGGCGTTGGTGGTGGTGGTCCGAACCTTTTTGCTA
This is a stretch of genomic DNA from Pseudoduganella chitinolytica. It encodes these proteins:
- a CDS encoding SMI1/KNR4 family protein; translation: MDEIHLEGFKANEGTSLSNITQAEQMLHYAIPEDYRKFLETYNGGEGFIGEIYVILWRCEELPNFNQQYEVADYADGLLLIGSNGGGEAIAYDMRHSPPEIVEIPFVGMDLQYARLVAHNFTEFINPPIQKP